From the genome of Legionella beliardensis:
TCTATTTTAGAAGCCGCAGTGCTTGGCGCAAAAACACGATTTCGACCAATTTTAATGACCTCATTTGCCTTTATCATGGGCGTTTTACCTTTAGTATTTGCAACAGGTGCAGGCGCTAATGCTAGGCGCTCTATTGGTGTTGCAGTTTGTAGCGGTATGTTAGCTTCAACTTGTTTGGCCGTTGTGTTTGTGCCTGTGTTTTATGTTTGGTTACAAACTTGGCAGGAAAAAAGATTATTAAAGAAGAAGCCTGCACTCAGTACAAAACCAATACCTGAGACTGATCTAAACCAATAAACATGTTACTATGCGGTTTATGGTAGTAACGCGAAGATTAACACAATGAGATATGGGTTTAGTAATAGAACATGGCTCTATTACCTTACTTCTCAACAGGGCAATAATTGGTATCAACTACGCTTTGAAAAAGCGTCAAGTTACATTACTCTTTGTTTAGAAACTGACTTATTAGGCGATTGGACAATTGTTATATGTAGTGGCCGTCGCTTTTCAAAAAATGGCCAAAAGCGCTTAATTGCTTTTACATCATATGATGCCGCCTATGAACAATTAGGTTATTTTATCCAAAATCATTTACAACAGCGCTATAAGCTGTGTTCTTTTGCCACGAATCATTTACTTTTAATAAGCTTAATTGCTCATGCAGGTAACTATCAGCACGGCAACGATGATCAACTAAATCGAAGCCCTGCTCTTAAACACGCTTATCGAAAAACCACTGACCCTACACGTCCTAAACGTAATAAATCGATAAAGAAAGTTATACAAGCTGACGAGCGATTTCAGCAATTAAGTTTATTTTAACGAACGCCCCATTCCCTGTAAGCAGGCACCCATGCTCAGTACTGGCATAATGCTACTTCTAGAAATGGATCTCCGCCTGCGCGGAGATGACAATAAAAAGAGTCCTAGAAAACTGCAATTTAATGCTGTCATTCCCGTGCAAACGGGAATCTATACTTAAATTGGTAGGGTGCTCATGGGCATGGCTCTCTGCTTGCGTGAAGATAGGTTAGTATGCTTTATCTAAAAAACTAACAACGAACGTGGTAAAGATAGGTTTAGAAACAAATCGATAAACTGACAACAAATGTAGAGGCAGTAGCTTATGATACTGCCTCTTTAAAATAGCCTTTGCTTTTAATAATAGTCATAGCTTACAGTCGTAATATCGACAGGTTCAGTATTAACAACGGTCATCGTGTCATAAACAGGCGTGGTTTGCACATAAGAAGAGCAGCATGGGGTAGCAACTGGTCTGACGATCTTAGTACTACAGCAAGAACGCTTAACAATGGGTTTGACAACAACAGGTTTTACAACGACTCGTTTGCAACATGGATTGTTTACTACGACTGAATTACAACAACCCGCTGTTGTTGGATAAACAGTTGTGTAATCACTGACGCCCATATAACCGCAGGCCGTTAAACTACTGACTAATGGCAAAAGCATTATTCCTTTCATGTTATCCCCCTTATTTCCATATACAAACTAAGTGTATAATATACATGCATATTATTCCAATTTTGATCACTAATTACTTGTTTAATAAAGAAATACTCGGAAAAAATAATTGATTTGTTTATATCCAATAGGATCAAAGTGAACAATCTTTAGGAAAAAGGCCTTTAAGGGTGCAGATTCAACCTAGCAACGTAGCTCATTTATAGTTTGCTATCTGCAAGCCCTTAATCATTGATGAGATTTTTAATTTTTTTCTTATTTCTGCTATTTGATAGTTAATTCGCTTTTCAACCAATTATAAATTGCTGCATTAAATAAACGCGGGGCTAACGGCTCACAATGCCCGCCAGTGCCCTCTTCTGAATTGAAAAGAATATAATGCTTTTTACATTGTAATTCGTCATAAAGCTTTTTGGCTTGCCCATAGGTAATGTACTCTTGAGTATTATCACATACCAACATTGAACATTGAATCTGCTTAACTATCCCTTGTAAGGTATAAGCCTTCGTAGCATTAAGCATTTCTTCAATTGTTTGAGCACCAAATCGCCATTTACGACTTGCCAACATAAACCTCATATTTTCATCTTCATTCATAAGATGCTCTAGGGCTTGTGATAACGGAACATCTTTTAGTGCAGGAAATTTCTTGTCAACTAATGACTTCACTTTCTCTTCTATACTGGAACTTGATTCAAAAATACCCGGATCAACAATACAAGCTCTAATACGCTTTTCCTTAGTTACAGCACGTGCTGCAAGGTAGCCGCCAAAACTTCTACCCATAAGAATGATGTTATTTTTATCTACTTCCGGACGTTTAATAACAAAGTCTATCACTTTTTCTATGACCTGTTCCCACTCGGGAATAAAAGGTATTTTTTGCAATCGTAAAACACTACCTTGGCCAGGCCCTTCAAAGCATAAGCAATGAAACCCACGCTTTAAAGCTTCTGCTGCTGTACCAAAATAAGATTCTTCTTTAGTTCCATCGCCACCACCCGTATCAATAAGAATAGGTTTTTCTTTCATTGGTGATGACGTATTGAGATAGAGGTAGCCTGGTAAAGCTAGATCAGAACGATAGGGAATAAGCACTTTTTCTACGGGTGTATCAAATAAGTCAAGTGCATTGTGAAACGCATCAATACTGGCTTTTAAAGCTCCCTCAATGCGTTCATCCTCAGGTTCATCTTCAAGGAAAAAAAAAGAGGTACGATAGTAATTACTTGCACGTAGGAATGCCATTTTTGCATCAAAATTAAGATTTTTTTTACTATAATCTTTAGCTCGTAGAGCATTTTTCTCAGCAAAAGAAAACCATTGCTCATACCAACTATTTTGGTTTCCTTTCTCAATATTATTTAATATAGCAAAACACTCACCAATCTCTGCTCCTTGGTAGGTAGTATGGCCTAACGTTCTCATAAACTGAACATTAAACAAAGATGGCTGTATAAATTCCTGCATCACTACTCCTTAGCTCATTGTTTTGTATATTTATCATTCGGTTTTTTTTAAGGTCGACAAAACGACTGGAAAAATTGGCATTGTCTTATTAGTCATAAGCAAAGGTCTATACAATAATCCTTGATAAAGACTATCCATGGATAATACATCCAATAGGATTGGCACTAAAAGACCATTTGGTTGCTTAGTAGGCACAATTAAATCACCCTGTTTTAGCAAAATAGGTGATGTTATATACTGAATATCAGCTTGATAAGTTATGCGGAAATTTACAGGCTTAGGATAATTAATTTTTATGGAAGTTAATTGGATAGAGTTAGCTAAAACCAATTGCGGTTTATCAATAGCTTTAAAAGCGATATGGTGCTTTCTTAATAATGCTGCAATCCTGTCGTGCCAAATAGTCACTGCATAAGCCTCAGGTAAAGCACTATTTTTTTCGATAGCAATAAAATCAAAATTAGGAAATAACTTACCCACCAAATGGCCTGTTTTTTCTTCAATCAATTGAATAGAAACACGTGGGTTGCGCACATTTAACGAATAATTAAACGTTAGATAGACAGGCTTTTGCGCAAATGTATTATTTTGCCAAGTTTCTTTAGCTAATCTTACCTTACTTTTTAATTCTTCTTTATGCTGGTTGATGACTTGCAGAAAGCTAACTGCACTTAAGTATTGTTTCTCCAAACGATTTAAAATATTAGCTGGTGTGGCAAATTTTCCACTGGCGGGATCAAGCCGATTCTCAACTAAAAATGAAGCAACACCTTGCAAGGCCGCATAATTACGTAGATTACTAACACGCAAACCGCCGTGGGCTACAGGTTGCTCTAGTTGCTGAATTTCACCTTGATAATGCCTACTTGGTAGCCCATTTTTCTCACTCCTTTGAATTAAATCTGGGAGTAAAATATCTTGCATGTATTGTCTTAAATCAGGGTCAATATTTAAATTATTTCCTGCATCATATTGCGCGTTTACATTGGTCATAAATCCTTGCTGATCAGTTAAGATTTTCTTGCGCACTGATGATTCATGTAAATCTAATAAAACATCAGGTTGATATTTTCTTAAAACATTAACAATAATTTGGGCTTCTGGTGTAACAAGATTAATAAAATCAATGTTAATATTATTATTCTTTTCATTAAAGCGAATGCGTTTATCTCGTCCGTCTGGATTACCATTAACAATTAATATTAGATTCATATGCTGCAAATAATTATCTAAGTTACCGCGAGCAAAATTCAAAGCAAGTTTTTGTAAGGCTTCGCAGCCTGAAAATTCAGTACCATGTTGCGAGCCAATCAATAAAACAGTTAATTTATTAGTTTGATTAGGGCCAGATTGCAGCCATGATTCATCATTAGAAATAAGTAGCGCTGTAAATGGCCTGCCCCCTGCGCTTTGTCCTAAATGAATAAGCTTAAGTTTATTGCTACTTTGCTCTAGATTTTTTAAAAATTGATTAATTTCTGCTGAGTTGGGAAGCTTTTGATAATTACTTAGCTCTAATAACGTTTTATTATTAATATTAGCAATAGATGAATACATCGTATTAATGACAAAACATTGCATTAATAACGCTAAAAGTAGCTGTATAAAAACGCTAGTTCTAATGGTCTGATTGAATAAAGAAGCCATTGATAAATTTAGCAATTTGGCCTCAGCAAAGGATTTTAATTTAAAGTATAGATGAAAAATGAGAATGCAACTAAGTAACTTAGCAATAAGTTAGTGTTTCGTATTTCGTAAAAAACGTAATAAGGCAAAATTGGCACGCGTTACCGCATCATCCATAGCGACCTGAGGGCTTTTAATTCCAGCAAAAATTGCTTCTATCTCTTCATCATTAATCATCCTTATTTGATTTTGCGGTATACTAAATAAGCTTAGTGTTTTCTGACTGCTTTTTGCTAACTCTTTTTCTGCCAACGCAAGTATAGGCTGAGCGTCATGTTGGGCGATAAATGCATAGTTGCCTGTTAAGCTAATGGGAATATAGCCGGTATTCTGATACCAGTGTTGTTGTATTTCGGGTTTGACCAAGTAAGCATAAAATTGGGCAATGCCACGATACACATCATCTGACTGACCTGCTACAGCCCAAAGCGCCGCACCACCATTAAGATTACTATGACGTACCTTGCTTATGCTGGTGTCTAATGGCAAAACAGCGACACCAAGAGAAAATTTTACCAATTCTGATAAACTGGCATAACTTCCAGATGACTGACTATACATGGCACATTTACCACTAGTAAATAAAACCGTTGCATCGCTGGCACGACCACCATAAGCAAAGTAATGGCGTGTTTGCCAATTTTTTAATCGTTCTAAATGGTGAATAAGCGCTTTATTATTGTAAACCGCTTTTCGCGCTCCCAAATCAACAAGCGGTAAACCATGTATTGCTGAAAAGGCTTCAATTTGTATCCAAGCTGGATAGGAGGAAGTATAAGCACATGAATAACCATTAGCTAACAATTTAGCAGCGACCTGCTCCAACTCATCCCAAGTCTTGGGAAAATTATGAGCATTAACACCTACTTTAGCTAAGGCATCAGCATTATAAAAAATAACTGGAATAGAAGTATTAAAAGGAAGAGCTTGTAACTCTCCTTTATGGCTATAAAAAGAAAGCAAGGCTGGCAGAAAATCTTGTGTAGGTAATGGCTGTTTTTGTTCCAACATTAATTCATGCAAGGGCTTAATAATACCTTTTGGTGAGAGCATAATGCCGGTGCCTACTTCAAATACTTGAATAATTGCTGGCGGCTTTTTCGCTTTAAAGGCAGCAGCAAAGCTTGTAATGGTATCTGTATACTCGCCTTTATAAACTGACTTAATAAAATAATTAGTTTGGCTTTTGTTAAATCCATTAACTAAATGCTGCACCTCAGCACCAATCTGACCTGCTAGCGAATGCCATAAAACGATTTCTACTTTTGCAGCATACGTGTTGCTTAAGAGAAAAAATAGGATGAAAAAAAGCCATCGTCTCATGATAATAAATCAGGATAATCACTAAACACTGCATCTACTCCCCAATTTAACAGTGCCCCTGCCCGGGCTTTACAATTAACGGTATATACATAAAGCTGATAACCTTGTCTTTTAATGTCTTGTATACGAGCAGCATCTAGTGCAAGCTCATTAATATGGATGGAATAACAACCTAAGGATTGTGCTTTGTTAAGCCAATCTTCATCCCAGGCATCTAAAAGTAAACCTAAAGGCATGTGGGGAGCTATTGTATGACAAAGCGTTAATGCCGTTAAGTCAAAGCTTGATAATAAGGGTAATGATTTCTCTTGCGGCCAGAAACGATGTAAGCAGTCTAAAACAGCTGCCGTTGTTTGTTCGCTCATACCAGGATACGGCTTAATTTCAATGTTGGCATTCATATTATTTTGCATTAACCAAATTAATATTGTTTTAAAATGAGGAATTTTCTCACCAGCAAATGCATCAGAAAACCACCTGCCTGCATCTAACGTTTCTAAATAAGCAGCAGTGACTAAACCTACGGCCCCCTTACCATTTGTTGTCCTTTCTAACACTTCATCATGAAAGACAAACGGTTCACCATCGCCACTTAACATGACATCAAATTCAACCGTATTGCACCCAAGAGTAAGTGCTTTATTAAATGCCGCTAGCGTATTTTCTGGCGCATAAGCTGATGCACCTCGATGGCCAATTACTGAGTTATTTATTTGCAAGGAGCTACATCCATCCGACGATTTGAAGCAACTTCTGCTGAAGCACTTAGAGTGATTTCATTACTGACAGCTAAGTTAGCTCCAGGCGCCGCTCCCACTGCCATGGTACTCATTGCAGTTTGTTCTTTATAGGCTCTCGGTTGTTGAATGACAACATCGCCCTCATTAATATATAAATTGCTTAAGGAATAACTTTGGTTGGGATAAACACTATTTAATCGAGATATTTCTTCATTCACTTGTTGATATAAGCGCTGACGAATTTGTGATTTTACTTGCTGAATTTCCTCAAGACTAGGCTTAAATTCAATATTATTAATTGTATAAGTACTTCCAGGTTGGCTAATTGTTTTTGCATTTTTATAAATATCAGTCAAACTTGCCTGCGGAATACGAGCTTGTCCTTCTACAAATAATTTTTCAAGGCCTGAGCTATCTTGAGAACGATCAAACTGGGTTAAATGCCATTCCCCAGAGGCAATTTTGTTTAAATTAGTCATAATGTCATTACGTGCTTTTACCAAATCAGCAGTATTTAAGGTGGCATTGATATCAACTGTTAATAAAGCAGTTTGAGTACTCACCCATTGTTTGGCAGATACTTGAAAAAAAACTTTATCCAGGGGGATATCGGGTGAGCTAGGTGGGCATATATTATTCGCGAAGGTCAAAGGAGGTAACAAAAATAACGCCACAACATTAGTTATTTTTTTCATCTAAATCTCCACTGAATTTAAACTTAATTAAATAATTATTTTATATAAATCAATTTTTGCAGCCAATCTTAATACTATGCATTTTGTAGTTAATCTTACACTTAGCAATATAAACTGTGTGTAAAGCTCACCTATTTTAAATTTAATGCTATCATAGCAGTAAACAATTGTCGTCCTATGACTATAATCTAATTAATTACTCTGTTCCTAATAGCGACTAATAAACGGTCTTTTTGTATTTTAATTAGTTTTTAGTGCCTTAAGTTTAATCGATATCGCTAACTTAATCGCGCATCCATTGATTTAGTGAGCGAATCGATCTATAAATTGAGCACATAAAGTTTGCTGGAGCCAAGCCAATGATGTCAATGGAAACATTAGTAAAAAATGAGTTAAGTTCTCCTGCTGCAGATGATTTTTTGGATTATGCTTTGAAACATGGTTTTGGTGATTTACATTTTAAAGTAGATCCTACAACCGGCATGAAAGCAATCATTGCTATTCATAGTACAAAACTTGGTCCAGCTTTAGGTGGGTGTCGTTTTATTGAATATGATGATACCCCTAGCGCCATTAATGATGCGATGCGATTAGCTCGCGGGATGAGCTTTAAAGCAGCCTCTGTTGATCTTCCCTTAGGAGGCGGTAAATCTGTTATTATTAAACCTGCTCACCCCTTTGATCGCGAGGCCTATTTTCATGCCTTTGGTAAGTTTATTAATGAATTAGGTGGACGGTATATCACGGCATTAGATAGTGGTACCCAATTAAGCGATATGGATATTATTAATCAGCATACGCCTTATGTAGCTAGTTT
Proteins encoded in this window:
- a CDS encoding alpha/beta hydrolase family protein; this encodes MQEFIQPSLFNVQFMRTLGHTTYQGAEIGECFAILNNIEKGNQNSWYEQWFSFAEKNALRAKDYSKKNLNFDAKMAFLRASNYYRTSFFFLEDEPEDERIEGALKASIDAFHNALDLFDTPVEKVLIPYRSDLALPGYLYLNTSSPMKEKPILIDTGGGDGTKEESYFGTAAEALKRGFHCLCFEGPGQGSVLRLQKIPFIPEWEQVIEKVIDFVIKRPEVDKNNIILMGRSFGGYLAARAVTKEKRIRACIVDPGIFESSSSIEEKVKSLVDKKFPALKDVPLSQALEHLMNEDENMRFMLASRKWRFGAQTIEEMLNATKAYTLQGIVKQIQCSMLVCDNTQEYITYGQAKKLYDELQCKKHYILFNSEEGTGGHCEPLAPRLFNAAIYNWLKSELTIK
- a CDS encoding M14 family zinc carboxypeptidase → MLNLSMASLFNQTIRTSVFIQLLLALLMQCFVINTMYSSIANINNKTLLELSNYQKLPNSAEINQFLKNLEQSSNKLKLIHLGQSAGGRPFTALLISNDESWLQSGPNQTNKLTVLLIGSQHGTEFSGCEALQKLALNFARGNLDNYLQHMNLILIVNGNPDGRDKRIRFNEKNNNINIDFINLVTPEAQIIVNVLRKYQPDVLLDLHESSVRKKILTDQQGFMTNVNAQYDAGNNLNIDPDLRQYMQDILLPDLIQRSEKNGLPSRHYQGEIQQLEQPVAHGGLRVSNLRNYAALQGVASFLVENRLDPASGKFATPANILNRLEKQYLSAVSFLQVINQHKEELKSKVRLAKETWQNNTFAQKPVYLTFNYSLNVRNPRVSIQLIEEKTGHLVGKLFPNFDFIAIEKNSALPEAYAVTIWHDRIAALLRKHHIAFKAIDKPQLVLANSIQLTSIKINYPKPVNFRITYQADIQYITSPILLKQGDLIVPTKQPNGLLVPILLDVLSMDSLYQGLLYRPLLMTNKTMPIFPVVLSTLKKTE
- the ugpQ gene encoding glycerophosphodiester phosphodiesterase; the encoded protein is MQINNSVIGHRGASAYAPENTLAAFNKALTLGCNTVEFDVMLSGDGEPFVFHDEVLERTTNGKGAVGLVTAAYLETLDAGRWFSDAFAGEKIPHFKTILIWLMQNNMNANIEIKPYPGMSEQTTAAVLDCLHRFWPQEKSLPLLSSFDLTALTLCHTIAPHMPLGLLLDAWDEDWLNKAQSLGCYSIHINELALDAARIQDIKRQGYQLYVYTVNCKARAGALLNWGVDAVFSDYPDLLS
- a CDS encoding extracellular solute-binding protein translates to MRRWLFFILFFLLSNTYAAKVEIVLWHSLAGQIGAEVQHLVNGFNKSQTNYFIKSVYKGEYTDTITSFAAAFKAKKPPAIIQVFEVGTGIMLSPKGIIKPLHELMLEQKQPLPTQDFLPALLSFYSHKGELQALPFNTSIPVIFYNADALAKVGVNAHNFPKTWDELEQVAAKLLANGYSCAYTSSYPAWIQIEAFSAIHGLPLVDLGARKAVYNNKALIHHLERLKNWQTRHYFAYGGRASDATVLFTSGKCAMYSQSSGSYASLSELVKFSLGVAVLPLDTSISKVRHSNLNGGAALWAVAGQSDDVYRGIAQFYAYLVKPEIQQHWYQNTGYIPISLTGNYAFIAQHDAQPILALAEKELAKSSQKTLSLFSIPQNQIRMINDEEIEAIFAGIKSPQVAMDDAVTRANFALLRFLRNTKH